From Cellulosimicrobium sp. ES-005, one genomic window encodes:
- a CDS encoding glycerophosphodiester phosphodiesterase family protein, which translates to MTATALAPTGAVPERTARPRVIAHRGNSSVAPQNTLAAFEAAWRAGAHSIEIDVQLTADGEPVVIHDDTVDATTSGSGTVARLDRAAIRALDAGSWFSPAFGGQRVPTFAEVVDLLVRRPGTDLLLELKGSWTPEQVRRVTGPIRFAGIADRVVAQSFWPETVAALREADPGLRRGLLVASLDDDVLARCAELDVVACNPLGLLVLEDPGLVQRLHDAGLDVAVWTLNEPEHWAAAVELGVDAIITDRPDRLAGWLSARVV; encoded by the coding sequence GTGACGGCGACCGCCCTCGCGCCCACGGGCGCGGTGCCGGAACGGACCGCGCGCCCGCGCGTCATCGCGCACCGCGGCAACAGCTCCGTCGCGCCGCAGAACACGCTCGCCGCGTTCGAGGCGGCGTGGCGGGCGGGCGCGCACAGCATCGAGATCGACGTGCAGCTCACGGCCGACGGCGAGCCCGTCGTCATCCACGACGACACCGTGGACGCGACGACGTCCGGCAGCGGCACGGTCGCGCGGCTCGACCGTGCGGCGATCCGGGCGCTCGACGCCGGGTCGTGGTTCTCCCCGGCGTTCGGCGGCCAGCGCGTGCCGACGTTCGCCGAGGTCGTCGACCTCCTCGTGCGGCGGCCGGGCACCGACCTGCTGCTCGAGCTCAAGGGGTCGTGGACCCCCGAGCAGGTGCGGCGCGTCACGGGGCCGATCCGCTTCGCGGGCATCGCCGACCGGGTCGTGGCGCAGAGCTTCTGGCCCGAGACGGTCGCGGCGCTGCGCGAGGCCGACCCCGGCCTGCGCCGCGGGCTGCTCGTCGCGTCGCTCGACGACGACGTGCTCGCGCGGTGCGCCGAGCTCGACGTCGTGGCGTGCAACCCCCTGGGGCTGCTCGTCCTGGAAGACCCGGGGCTCGTGCAGCGCCTGCACGACGCCGGTCTCGACGTCGCGGTCTGGACGCTCAACGAGCCGGAGCACTGGGCCGCCGCGGTCGAGCTCGGCGTGGACGCGATCATCACCGACCGTCCCGACCGCCTCGCGGGCTGGCTCTCGGCGCGCGTCGTCTAG
- a CDS encoding ABC transporter permease subunit, with product MTTVLTPDSPGSSGTPRASSSAPAADTTTGAITPGDPATRPTGTGAPAGRTPSDPAGRMPSDSAGRTPSDPADREAQALHRSRLGARRRRRNLLWALLLAGPNLVLLLVFVYRPLLQSFYLSTLQWNLGSPVARPVGLGNYVEWFSAPTTGRIVTTTLVFTLATVGGAMVLGLGLALLLNRRLRGRGVARTVAFAPYVLSGFAVGILWLFMFDPRYGLVQELLGWVGVASPQWYTQRPWPLVMIVVVYLWKNLGYVALIYLAGLQSVPQDLKDAAALDGASSARTLRSIVLPLLTPTTFFLVVTMLLASLQSFDIIKAMTQGGPLGSTTTLMYSIYEESFVNGRAGYASAVATVLFLVLLAVTAVQMRFVQRKVHYA from the coding sequence GTGACCACCGTCCTCACCCCGGACTCCCCGGGTTCCTCCGGCACGCCCCGCGCCTCGTCGTCGGCCCCAGCGGCAGACACCACCACGGGCGCCATCACGCCCGGCGACCCCGCCACCCGGCCGACCGGCACCGGCGCGCCCGCCGGCCGCACGCCGTCCGACCCCGCCGGACGCATGCCGTCCGACTCCGCCGGACGCACGCCGTCCGACCCCGCCGATCGCGAGGCGCAGGCGCTGCACCGCAGCCGCCTGGGCGCGCGCCGCCGTCGGCGGAACCTGCTGTGGGCGCTGCTGCTCGCGGGCCCGAACCTCGTGCTGCTGCTGGTGTTCGTCTACCGGCCGCTGCTGCAGAGCTTCTACCTCTCGACGCTGCAGTGGAACCTCGGGTCGCCGGTCGCGCGGCCGGTCGGGCTGGGCAACTACGTCGAGTGGTTCTCCGCCCCGACGACGGGCCGCATCGTCACGACGACGCTCGTCTTCACCCTCGCCACGGTCGGCGGGGCGATGGTCCTCGGCCTGGGCCTGGCGCTGCTGCTGAACCGCCGCCTCCGAGGCCGGGGGGTCGCCCGGACGGTCGCGTTCGCGCCGTACGTGCTGTCGGGCTTCGCGGTCGGGATCCTGTGGCTGTTCATGTTCGACCCGCGCTACGGGTTGGTCCAGGAGCTGCTCGGCTGGGTCGGCGTCGCGTCGCCCCAGTGGTACACGCAGCGCCCGTGGCCGCTCGTGATGATCGTCGTGGTGTACCTGTGGAAGAACCTCGGGTACGTCGCGCTCATCTACCTGGCGGGCCTCCAGTCGGTGCCGCAGGACCTGAAGGACGCGGCCGCGCTCGACGGCGCGTCGTCGGCGCGGACGCTGCGCTCGATCGTCCTGCCGCTGCTCACCCCGACGACGTTCTTCCTCGTCGTGACGATGCTGCTCGCGTCGCTCCAGTCCTTCGACATCATCAAGGCGATGACGCAGGGCGGCCCGCTCGGCTCGACGACGACGCTCATGTACTCGATCTACGAGGAGAGCTTCGTCAACGGCCGGGCCGGGTACGCGTCGGCGGTCGCCACGGTCCTGTTCCTCGTGCTGCTCGCGGTGACCGCGGTGCAGATGCGGTTCGTCCAGCGGAAGGTCCACTACGCATGA
- a CDS encoding carbohydrate ABC transporter permease produces the protein MSAVAPARPETAPATPAALAPRAPRTPRARRRGLQPGGYLALVLATVVLGAPLVWMVLASMKTPAELYTVPLQWLPGSVNLDNYAQAADSIPLGRLLANSVGITVVGAGLKVALGLTCAYALVFLDFPFKKVVFGLVIATLMIPPQITIIPNYTLVASLGWLNTYQGILVPGLASAFGTFLFRQHFLTLPRSILEAAELDGAGHWRKLWRFVVPMSTPTLAAVALVSVVTEWNDYLWPFLVIDRPDKMTLPVGLTLLQNTDGMTNWGVLLAATVVVTLPILVVFLVLQRRLVAGLTAGAVTG, from the coding sequence ATGAGCGCCGTCGCGCCCGCCCGTCCCGAGACGGCGCCCGCCACGCCGGCCGCGCTCGCGCCGCGTGCTCCTCGCACCCCCCGGGCCCGACGCCGGGGCCTCCAGCCCGGCGGGTACCTCGCCCTGGTCCTCGCGACGGTCGTGCTCGGCGCGCCCCTGGTGTGGATGGTGCTCGCGAGCATGAAGACGCCCGCCGAGCTGTACACCGTCCCGCTGCAGTGGCTCCCGGGCAGCGTGAACCTCGACAACTACGCGCAGGCCGCGGACTCGATCCCGCTCGGACGGCTGCTCGCCAACAGCGTCGGGATCACGGTCGTGGGCGCGGGGCTCAAGGTCGCGCTGGGCCTCACGTGCGCGTACGCGCTCGTGTTCCTCGACTTCCCGTTCAAGAAGGTCGTGTTCGGGCTCGTCATCGCGACGCTCATGATCCCGCCGCAGATCACGATCATCCCCAACTACACGTTGGTCGCGAGCCTCGGGTGGCTCAACACCTACCAGGGCATCCTCGTGCCGGGCCTGGCGAGCGCGTTCGGGACGTTCCTGTTCCGGCAGCACTTCCTCACGCTGCCGCGCTCGATCCTCGAGGCAGCCGAGCTCGACGGCGCGGGGCACTGGCGCAAGCTCTGGCGGTTCGTCGTGCCGATGAGCACGCCGACGCTCGCGGCGGTCGCGCTCGTGTCCGTCGTGACGGAGTGGAACGACTACCTGTGGCCGTTCCTCGTCATCGACCGCCCCGACAAGATGACCCTCCCCGTCGGCCTGACGCTGCTGCAGAACACCGACGGCATGACGAACTGGGGCGTGCTGCTCGCCGCGACGGTCGTCGTGACGCTGCCCATCCTCGTCGTCTTCCTCGTCCTCCAGCGCCGCCTCGTCGCGGGCCTCACGGCCGGCGCCGTCACTGGCTGA
- a CDS encoding DUF6318 family protein, whose amino-acid sequence MGVVVAVGCVVAGCTGGGGPGPSPSVDEPVVPSPSESESPEPTPTETGPVKPDRPAAMDRDDAEGAAAAAEYFLSLYAYVLATGDTAEWDAMTWAETCEFCAKVKSDAEEIAASGDTYEGAEITVSNPDVEFDDLGGGYPVLFDFQQTPHLRTASDGSVVSEDRGGSGRLQIDVSVATGDWLVLAVTSVE is encoded by the coding sequence GTGGGCGTCGTCGTCGCGGTGGGGTGCGTGGTCGCCGGGTGCACCGGTGGTGGCGGCCCTGGTCCGTCACCGTCCGTCGACGAGCCGGTCGTGCCGTCGCCGTCGGAGTCGGAGTCTCCGGAGCCGACGCCTACCGAGACCGGGCCGGTGAAGCCGGACCGTCCCGCGGCGATGGACCGCGACGACGCCGAGGGTGCCGCAGCAGCAGCGGAGTACTTCCTGTCGCTGTACGCGTACGTGCTCGCGACGGGTGACACCGCCGAGTGGGACGCGATGACGTGGGCCGAGACGTGCGAGTTCTGCGCAAAGGTCAAGTCCGACGCCGAGGAGATCGCCGCCTCAGGTGATACCTACGAGGGCGCGGAGATCACTGTTTCCAACCCGGACGTCGAGTTCGATGACTTGGGTGGTGGCTATCCGGTTCTTTTCGACTTCCAACAGACTCCTCATCTCCGCACGGCATCGGACGGATCGGTCGTATCCGAAGATCGTGGCGGCAGCGGACGGCTGCAAATTGACGTATCGGTAGCCACTGGCGACTGGCTCGTACTTGCCGTGACGAGCGTCGAATGA
- a CDS encoding response regulator transcription factor, with amino-acid sequence MIRVMVVDDDAMVRRLLRTILQAGGVDVVAEATDGDEVVTTVQAHHPDVVLMDLRMPRLGGIDATRAVMTLPDPPGVIAMTSFDTEQVILDALRAGASGFLAKDAEPAEIVTAVRDVAAGAGALSPRAAKTLIAQVGADPGAATRREATARLASLTERELDVARLLVEGLSNGEIAGRLYLGEATVKTHLSSACAKAGVANRTQLAIVVAQAAG; translated from the coding sequence GTGATCAGGGTGATGGTCGTCGACGACGACGCGATGGTCCGGCGACTGCTGCGGACCATCCTCCAGGCAGGCGGCGTCGACGTCGTCGCCGAGGCGACCGACGGCGACGAGGTCGTCACCACCGTGCAGGCGCACCACCCGGACGTCGTGCTCATGGACCTGCGGATGCCGCGCCTCGGCGGGATCGACGCGACCCGCGCCGTCATGACGCTCCCCGACCCACCCGGCGTCATCGCCATGACGTCGTTCGACACGGAGCAGGTCATCCTCGATGCTCTCCGTGCAGGCGCCTCCGGGTTTCTCGCCAAGGACGCCGAGCCGGCCGAGATCGTCACCGCCGTCCGCGACGTCGCCGCCGGAGCAGGTGCGCTCTCGCCACGCGCGGCCAAGACCCTCATTGCCCAGGTCGGCGCCGATCCCGGAGCGGCCACCCGACGCGAGGCCACGGCGCGGCTCGCCTCCCTCACCGAGCGCGAGCTGGACGTCGCACGCCTCCTCGTCGAGGGTTTGTCCAACGGCGAGATCGCGGGGCGCCTGTACCTCGGCGAGGCGACGGTCAAGACACACCTCTCCAGCGCCTGCGCCAAGGCCGGCGTCGCGAACCGCACCCAGCTCGCGATCGTCGTCGCCCAGGCCGCGGGGTAG
- a CDS encoding DUF4352 domain-containing protein: MSAPTPHPQQPGPSSFGPPQQGHPGHPGQPAQPGPPPYGAHGAPQVYPTAGYPAPSAQPGVPPAPRKSWFARHKILTGVGVVVLLAIIGSALGGGGEDEPTPPAAVADAPAQEPVPDAVAEDPAEPAPEEPAAEPAPEAPAAAGIGVPVRDGKFEFTVTSVEPGVPSVGDQYLSQEAQGQYVLVRMTVKNIGNEAQMFTGGNQQLTDTEGRTHESDTTAAIYLGDANSFLTDINPGNAVEGVVVFDIPADAVPATLSLHDSMFSGGVEVSLG, encoded by the coding sequence ATGTCCGCACCCACGCCGCACCCCCAGCAGCCCGGTCCGTCGTCGTTCGGGCCGCCGCAGCAGGGCCACCCGGGTCATCCCGGGCAGCCCGCGCAGCCCGGCCCGCCGCCCTACGGCGCGCACGGGGCACCGCAGGTCTACCCGACGGCCGGGTACCCGGCGCCGAGCGCGCAGCCGGGCGTGCCCCCGGCGCCCCGGAAGTCGTGGTTCGCCCGCCACAAGATCCTCACCGGGGTGGGCGTCGTCGTGCTGCTCGCGATCATCGGCTCGGCGCTGGGCGGCGGGGGTGAGGACGAGCCGACGCCGCCGGCCGCGGTGGCAGACGCGCCCGCGCAGGAGCCGGTGCCCGACGCGGTGGCCGAGGACCCGGCGGAGCCCGCCCCCGAGGAGCCGGCCGCGGAGCCTGCACCCGAGGCCCCGGCGGCTGCGGGGATCGGGGTCCCCGTGCGGGACGGCAAGTTCGAGTTCACCGTGACCTCGGTGGAGCCGGGCGTGCCGAGCGTCGGTGACCAGTACCTGAGCCAGGAGGCGCAGGGGCAGTACGTGCTCGTGCGGATGACCGTGAAGAACATCGGCAACGAGGCGCAGATGTTCACCGGTGGCAACCAGCAGCTCACCGACACCGAGGGCCGCACGCACGAGAGCGACACCACCGCCGCGATCTATCTCGGCGACGCGAACAGCTTCCTCACCGACATCAACCCGGGCAACGCCGTCGAGGGTGTCGTCGTGTTCGACATCCCTGCCGACGCCGTCCCTGCGACGCTCTCCCTGCACGACTCGATGTTCTCGGGCGGGGTCGAGGTCTCGCTCGGCTGA
- a CDS encoding family 43 glycosylhydrolase has protein sequence MKLSLSRARSRATAVTSALVALGLAVSGAAAAAAAPTLPTASTAAPAAAAEPTISPVVDANFPDPDILLVDGVYHAYATNDQGQNVQHRTSTDLVTWSAPTDVAPDLGAWVSESCTFSPGGATDRCVWAPEVSAVEGGYALYYTARDATSPRQCLGVALSDTPDGPFVPVGDDPIVCPNGEAGTEDLGGAIDAATFVDGDQLYLLWKADGNCCTGKTAIIFAQPLSPDGTTLTGPPVELIRVDTPYEGRVVEGPTLLERDGTYYLFYSANDFYGGAYRTSYATASSLAGPWTKATTELLTSDRFQGDVRGPGGQDVVTAPDGSDALVFHGWNEAFTYRAMYVADLEWTADGVPFVPQASDRYQAEDGVVTNARVVADGGASGGAKVGGLDFADSSVTVEVHADEAGPALLGIRFANGSLDGSTRVPSTSTLAVNGVVAETVVFPHTTWGNWQTSEHLVELVAGTNTITLTRATFYTELDAFDVYPATRDPRPSAPPVIPSDATRYEFEDGVITRGSVGSAAGASGGQKVGGLDFLDSSVALQVHADEAGAYTLGVRFANGSERGGYTLASSSTVTVNGADAGVVTFPHTTWGNWQSVTHEVELQQGWNTVALTKLTWYTELDALDVFPAEAPPVDPQVTVTAQPRCLAGTPYLAVRATNDGDETVAIALRTDHGERSFAQVDPGKNAYQSFKARGALDAGEALVVVTDVTGATTEVTAAYDAFTCA, from the coding sequence ATGAAGCTCTCCCTGTCCCGCGCGCGCTCGCGTGCTACCGCTGTCACGAGCGCGCTGGTCGCGCTCGGGCTGGCGGTCTCGGGCGCGGCCGCCGCCGCAGCGGCGCCGACCCTGCCGACCGCGTCCACCGCGGCACCGGCGGCCGCCGCCGAGCCGACGATCTCCCCGGTCGTCGACGCCAACTTCCCCGACCCCGACATCCTGCTCGTCGACGGCGTCTACCACGCCTACGCGACCAACGACCAGGGCCAGAACGTGCAGCACCGCACGTCGACGGACCTCGTCACGTGGAGCGCCCCGACAGACGTCGCGCCCGACCTGGGCGCCTGGGTCAGCGAGTCGTGCACCTTCTCGCCGGGCGGGGCGACCGACCGCTGCGTGTGGGCCCCGGAGGTCTCCGCGGTCGAGGGCGGCTACGCCCTGTACTACACGGCGCGCGACGCGACGTCGCCGCGGCAGTGCCTCGGCGTCGCGCTGTCCGACACCCCGGATGGTCCGTTCGTCCCCGTCGGCGACGACCCGATCGTCTGCCCCAACGGCGAGGCCGGCACGGAGGACCTCGGCGGCGCGATCGACGCCGCGACGTTCGTCGACGGCGACCAGCTCTACCTGCTGTGGAAGGCCGACGGGAACTGCTGCACGGGCAAGACGGCGATCATCTTCGCCCAGCCGCTCTCGCCCGACGGCACGACGCTCACGGGCCCGCCCGTCGAGCTCATCCGCGTCGACACGCCCTACGAGGGCCGCGTCGTCGAGGGCCCGACGCTCCTGGAGCGCGATGGCACCTACTACCTCTTCTACTCCGCGAACGACTTCTACGGCGGGGCGTACCGCACGTCGTACGCGACGGCGTCGAGCCTCGCGGGCCCGTGGACCAAGGCGACGACCGAGCTCCTCACGAGCGACCGGTTCCAGGGCGACGTGCGCGGCCCGGGCGGGCAGGACGTCGTCACCGCGCCGGACGGCTCGGACGCCCTCGTCTTCCACGGGTGGAACGAGGCGTTCACGTACCGCGCGATGTACGTCGCGGACCTCGAGTGGACGGCCGACGGCGTCCCGTTCGTCCCGCAGGCGTCCGACCGCTACCAGGCGGAGGACGGCGTGGTCACGAACGCGCGCGTCGTGGCCGACGGCGGGGCGTCGGGCGGGGCGAAGGTCGGCGGCCTGGACTTCGCGGACTCGTCCGTGACGGTCGAGGTGCACGCCGACGAGGCGGGCCCGGCCCTGCTGGGCATCCGGTTCGCCAACGGCTCCCTCGACGGCTCGACGCGCGTGCCCTCCACGAGCACGCTCGCCGTCAACGGCGTGGTCGCGGAGACCGTCGTCTTCCCGCACACCACGTGGGGCAACTGGCAGACGTCCGAGCACCTCGTCGAGCTCGTCGCGGGCACCAACACGATCACCCTGACCCGCGCGACGTTCTACACCGAGCTCGACGCGTTCGACGTCTACCCCGCGACGCGCGACCCGCGCCCGTCCGCCCCGCCCGTCATCCCGTCCGACGCGACGCGGTACGAGTTCGAGGACGGCGTCATCACGCGCGGCTCGGTCGGGAGCGCCGCGGGTGCCTCGGGCGGGCAGAAGGTCGGCGGCCTCGACTTCCTCGACAGCTCCGTCGCGCTGCAGGTCCACGCCGACGAGGCCGGGGCGTACACGCTCGGCGTCCGGTTCGCGAACGGCTCCGAGCGGGGCGGCTACACGCTCGCCTCGTCGAGCACCGTCACGGTGAACGGCGCGGACGCCGGCGTCGTCACGTTCCCGCACACCACGTGGGGCAACTGGCAGTCCGTGACCCACGAGGTCGAGCTGCAGCAGGGCTGGAACACCGTCGCCCTGACCAAGCTCACCTGGTACACCGAGCTCGACGCGCTCGACGTCTTCCCGGCCGAGGCCCCGCCCGTCGACCCGCAGGTCACCGTCACCGCGCAGCCCCGCTGCCTCGCCGGGACCCCGTACCTCGCCGTCCGCGCGACCAACGACGGCGACGAGACCGTCGCGATCGCCCTGCGGACGGACCACGGCGAGCGGTCCTTCGCCCAGGTTGACCCGGGCAAGAACGCCTACCAGTCGTTCAAGGCCCGCGGTGCGCTCGACGCCGGCGAGGCGCTCGTCGTCGTCACCGACGTCACGGGCGCGACGACGGAGGTGACGGCCGCGTACGACGCGTTCACCTGCGCGTAG
- a CDS encoding ABC transporter substrate-binding protein: protein MSHRTAPGRPARRRRARAAATALTAVTALALTACAGPSVAGADGAGTAGDEATAEAVDWSAVEPASEITWWSNHPGTSQEIEQELIDRFEEESGITVNLVTAGANYDEVAQRFQAASQTDELPDLVIASDVWWFRYHLNDQIMPLDDVLEFVEADADDFQPALYADYAYDDQHWAVPYARSTPLFYYNKDLWTAAGLPDRGPETWAELEEWDASLKPLVPAGGSTFGLSTGPSWGAWWFENMIWGQGGAYSDGFDLTLDSEESIAGGQFLHDLFHEKGVATLSADDAMVDFSSGLIASTIGSTGSLKGALDAASFEVGTAYLPDGPDGGGTPTGGTGLAIPSSRSPEQQLAAAMFLAFLTNTENTAYFSQNTGYMPVRTSAVESDAMKAVYEATPQFRTAVDQLADKARPQDDARVFIPGADALLNEAIEQIVIEGADPAAAFESVAPRIETAYSENVEPYL, encoded by the coding sequence GTGTCCCACCGCACCGCACCCGGCCGGCCCGCGCGCCGCCGTCGGGCCCGCGCCGCCGCCACCGCCCTCACGGCGGTCACCGCCCTCGCGCTCACCGCGTGCGCCGGCCCGAGCGTGGCCGGGGCCGACGGCGCCGGCACCGCGGGCGACGAGGCGACGGCCGAGGCCGTCGACTGGTCCGCCGTCGAGCCGGCGTCCGAGATCACCTGGTGGAGCAACCACCCCGGCACGTCGCAGGAGATCGAGCAGGAGCTCATCGACCGGTTCGAGGAGGAGTCCGGCATCACGGTCAACCTCGTCACGGCCGGCGCCAACTACGACGAGGTGGCCCAGCGCTTCCAGGCCGCGTCGCAGACCGACGAGCTCCCCGACCTCGTCATCGCGTCCGACGTCTGGTGGTTCCGGTACCACCTCAACGACCAGATCATGCCGCTCGACGACGTGCTCGAGTTCGTCGAGGCCGACGCGGACGACTTCCAGCCCGCGCTCTACGCGGACTACGCGTACGACGACCAGCACTGGGCCGTCCCGTACGCGCGCTCGACGCCGCTCTTCTACTACAACAAGGACCTGTGGACGGCGGCCGGCCTGCCCGACCGCGGCCCCGAGACGTGGGCCGAGCTGGAGGAGTGGGACGCGTCGCTCAAGCCGCTCGTCCCGGCCGGCGGCTCGACGTTCGGCCTGTCCACCGGGCCGTCGTGGGGCGCGTGGTGGTTCGAGAACATGATCTGGGGCCAGGGCGGCGCGTACTCCGACGGGTTCGACCTCACGCTCGACTCGGAGGAGTCGATCGCGGGCGGCCAGTTCCTGCACGACCTCTTCCACGAGAAGGGGGTCGCGACGCTCTCCGCGGACGACGCGATGGTCGACTTCTCGTCGGGCCTCATCGCCTCGACCATCGGCTCGACGGGTTCGCTCAAGGGCGCGCTCGACGCGGCGTCGTTCGAGGTCGGCACGGCGTACCTGCCCGACGGCCCCGACGGCGGCGGCACCCCGACGGGCGGCACCGGCCTCGCGATCCCGTCGTCGCGGTCGCCCGAGCAGCAGCTCGCCGCGGCGATGTTCCTCGCGTTCCTCACGAACACCGAGAACACGGCGTACTTCTCGCAGAACACGGGGTACATGCCGGTGCGCACGTCGGCCGTCGAGTCCGACGCGATGAAGGCCGTCTACGAGGCGACGCCGCAGTTCCGCACCGCCGTCGACCAGCTCGCCGACAAGGCGCGCCCGCAGGACGACGCGCGCGTCTTCATCCCGGGCGCCGACGCGCTCCTCAACGAGGCGATCGAGCAGATCGTCATCGAGGGTGCCGACCCGGCGGCCGCGTTCGAGTCGGTCGCCCCGCGCATCGAGACGGCGTACTCCGAGAACGTGGAGCCGTACCTGTGA
- a CDS encoding dihydrofolate reductase family protein, with translation MRPLRYSINVTLDGCCHHEAGLPPDEESMRHWTAEMERADALLFGRVTYQMMESAWRRPATGTWPDWMDEWEVPFAEAIDGARKHVVSSTLSAPDWNAELLRGELGPAVERLKQEPGEGLWVGGVTLPLALADLGLIDEYEFVVQPVLAGHGPTLLAGLRERIRLELVDRREFRSGAVALRYRPATPGR, from the coding sequence ATGAGACCGCTGCGCTACTCGATCAACGTCACGCTCGACGGCTGCTGCCACCACGAGGCGGGCCTGCCGCCGGACGAGGAGTCGATGCGCCACTGGACCGCCGAGATGGAGCGCGCCGACGCCCTCCTGTTCGGCCGGGTGACCTACCAGATGATGGAGTCGGCCTGGCGGCGCCCGGCCACGGGCACGTGGCCCGACTGGATGGACGAGTGGGAGGTCCCGTTCGCCGAGGCGATCGACGGGGCGCGCAAGCACGTCGTGTCGAGCACGCTGAGCGCGCCCGACTGGAACGCCGAGCTGCTGCGGGGCGAGCTGGGGCCCGCGGTCGAGCGGCTCAAGCAGGAGCCGGGCGAGGGCCTGTGGGTGGGAGGCGTGACGCTCCCCCTCGCGCTGGCCGACCTGGGGCTGATCGACGAGTACGAGTTCGTCGTGCAGCCGGTCCTCGCCGGCCACGGGCCGACGCTGCTCGCCGGTCTCCGTGAGCGCATCCGGCTCGAGCTCGTGGACCGCCGCGAGTTCCGCTCGGGTGCGGTGGCGTTGCGCTACCGGCCCGCGACCCCGGGGCGGTGA
- a CDS encoding histidine kinase, whose protein sequence is MHPPQPPYGPPPPAGRYGAPGLPPGRPVPGPHGGAAPGRPWTTPGPPSAAHAYPPPHHPVPHPKPDPGPSPLFRAGSILGTVAAAAATLAVGIVSSTYDNLGIGSEPAGWQVGLTLLWWLLAAGLATLVVWRDRHALVVCAISAAAGILTPVGALAPLLALPFVIARDGRRKVVAACTAATTLAVGASFWRDAARDGEAVIFSVRSPDSLEISYLLPVGYVVLGVLCLGLSIGAGLLRLAIGRADAAQEVAAAENRRAQVLSTQAAELRTELSRQDERELIAREMHDTVAHNLSMVSLHASALEVSQGDPEVVDAARSMRSNAHRALDEMRALITSLRSGAEQYTGSAPALGDLAGLLDEARAAGVDLAATVFVADADTAPPALTRAVYRVVQESLTNVIKHAPGARAEVDVRARPGDGVDVTVRNALTRDLATDTAPAFGAPAATLGPSGVPGSGAGIIGMRERCAAVGGTFDAGVDDGRFVVRAHLPWARPTA, encoded by the coding sequence ATGCACCCGCCGCAGCCGCCCTACGGCCCGCCTCCCCCGGCGGGCCGGTACGGTGCTCCCGGCCTGCCGCCGGGTCGACCGGTGCCCGGGCCGCACGGCGGGGCGGCCCCAGGGCGTCCGTGGACGACGCCAGGCCCGCCCTCCGCGGCGCACGCCTACCCGCCGCCGCACCACCCCGTTCCGCACCCGAAGCCCGACCCCGGGCCCTCCCCGCTGTTCCGCGCCGGGTCCATCCTCGGCACCGTCGCCGCGGCGGCCGCGACCCTCGCCGTCGGGATCGTCAGCTCCACCTACGACAACCTCGGCATCGGGTCGGAGCCGGCGGGATGGCAGGTCGGCCTGACGTTGCTGTGGTGGCTGCTCGCGGCCGGGCTGGCGACGCTCGTCGTGTGGCGGGACCGGCACGCCCTCGTGGTGTGCGCGATCTCTGCGGCCGCGGGGATCCTCACCCCGGTGGGCGCCCTCGCGCCGCTCCTCGCCCTGCCGTTCGTCATCGCCCGTGACGGGCGCAGGAAGGTCGTCGCCGCGTGCACCGCGGCGACGACGCTCGCCGTCGGGGCGTCGTTCTGGCGGGATGCCGCACGCGACGGCGAGGCCGTGATCTTCTCGGTCAGGAGCCCGGACTCCCTCGAGATCTCCTACCTCCTGCCCGTCGGATACGTCGTCCTCGGTGTGCTCTGCCTCGGCCTGTCGATCGGCGCAGGCCTCCTCCGTCTCGCGATCGGGCGCGCCGACGCCGCCCAGGAGGTCGCCGCCGCCGAGAACCGGCGGGCGCAGGTCCTCAGCACGCAGGCGGCCGAGCTCCGGACCGAGCTGTCGCGCCAGGACGAGCGCGAGCTCATCGCCCGCGAGATGCACGACACCGTCGCGCACAACCTCTCCATGGTGTCCCTGCACGCGTCGGCGCTGGAGGTCTCGCAGGGCGACCCCGAGGTGGTCGACGCCGCCCGCAGCATGCGCTCCAACGCCCACCGCGCGCTCGACGAGATGCGCGCGCTCATCACCTCCCTGCGGTCCGGGGCCGAGCAGTACACCGGGTCCGCGCCCGCGCTCGGCGACCTCGCCGGCCTCCTCGACGAGGCGCGCGCCGCCGGCGTCGACCTCGCCGCGACCGTGTTCGTGGCCGACGCCGACACCGCCCCGCCGGCCCTCACGCGCGCCGTCTACCGGGTGGTGCAGGAGTCGCTGACGAACGTCATAAAGCACGCGCCCGGCGCACGCGCCGAGGTCGACGTCCGGGCCCGCCCCGGCGACGGCGTCGACGTCACGGTGCGCAACGCGCTCACCCGCGACCTCGCCACCGACACCGCTCCGGCGTTCGGCGCCCCCGCCGCCACGCTCGGCCCGAGCGGGGTTCCCGGCAGCGGCGCCGGGATCATCGGGATGCGCGAACGGTGCGCGGCCGTCGGCGGCACGTTCGACGCCGGCGTCGACGACGGACGGTTCGTCGTGCGAGCCCACCTGCCCTGGGCGCGCCCGACAGCGTAA